The stretch of DNA CagttttgtattgattttatcAGGCGTGATATGTGGCATAAAGGTGGAAATTTTATTCCAGATTTTATGTGAAGCTTATCTTTATGGAATCTAATAAGTGGTGTAATTTCTCTCGTGGTTTACATCTATGTAAATCAAACCTGGATACATTCTATCCAAAAACCAaacaccaccaccaacaacaacaacacacgcacacacacacacacgagTTTCCCCTGCATTCTCAGAGGTAGTGGTTCATGAAACTTTTCAGTGTGTTGCAATCTGCTTCCTATCACCTAATCCATTTTTTACTGAATTAGGTATATGATGCAGTTAGGTGTATTTCCTGAAGGAACTTTTGTTGTGTTAGCGGTGCTGCCAGAAAATTGTTGCTTGGATCTCTTGAGGTTTGAGGGCGGATTCACTACTACCGAAATTGTGTATATGGTTTTAGCCTTGAGTGTCTTCTGCAGCTTGAGCCGGAGATGAACTAAGttggtggaaagaatttagtATACTTGTAGATCTACGCAGCATTTTCCATTGGAAGATTAGAACAACGCACTTGATGCATGTCTTCTTTTCTAAACATCCCTCTCCTTTATAGATAATAATAGATTTATTGCACTATTTCTTCTGCCTCGAATGcaactagtttactatttaatcGTGCTTGCTTTCTCTGCCCTACAATTAATTCCTCATGAGGTTCCATGATAAGTGTTTTGTATCAAATAACTAACCAAAGGGCTGCTATATTTTCTGATGCTGCAATCCCAATTCAAGACTTACAGTAACAGCCGCGATTGATGGAAGAGCTATGAGAGTTGACATGGAGATactgacttttttttttccattccaTTAATCACTTGTTATGTTGGAGAAAGAGAAGCAGAAAACAAGAAGTTGTTATTTGCTTAATTGCTATGAAAAAAGTGAGATATATTTACAATAATGAGTACATTTTGAGTTACGGCTTACAAGAGACGGTTTTGTGATCCTGTAATTGTAAGATGCAGAACTCTGGAAGAAGAGTCTTATTATGATTAGTTAAAGCATGAAAGATTGTAAAAGTTGATTGTGAAGAAGGTTCAATACGGTTTGAGGACCCTCCAGAAAGGTTGTTGCTGTTGCTTGCGCTTGTGTATACTGACATCACTCTCTGTTCTTCTTAGCATTTCCCACATCACTTGTATGTCCTCGTACTCACATGTCTGTACATCATCCTCCAGCTTCAACAGCCCTGCCCCTGCACCACCAAACTTgcttcattaattcaattttaatagCATAGAgataagagagaaagagagagagagagagagagagagagagagagagagagaagaacgAACCGTTTTTGGTGGAGTTGAGGCGTGCATAGAGTGCTCTCCATACCCGCCTCACAGGAAGAATAATCATCTTCCTCCAAATATCCATGCTCTGCTTTCTAGAAAACCACACTCTGacaacttcatctcttctttcaCACATGAACCACCACCTTAATTAGCAGCTctctcaggactcttgagatcacttctctctcactctctctctctctctctccctcgtTTCTGTTATAAAACCACACACATCACCGACGCcttttatcatattattattatattgttgCTATATACATGTATGATGTATGTCATTTCACTCCGATAATACATGTATTCATGGGAATAAATTCTACCACTCAACCATATGTATACTATTCATTCATGCTTTATTCGCATAGTGGAACCCTTTCCCTTTGACCTCTCTTAATCcccaaatttattatttattattataaaaaatccaTGGCCAAAACTTTGTGGTCCTCCTCCATATCCTTTTCGGATTTTAGCGACTAAATCTTGCTGCCCAAAACTTATCACTTTCGCACTTGTCTCACCGCCATAAAAACCTTTTAATTTAAATCTATGTAACCAATGCTTAATTGAGTTTTACAAAACAtgaacaaatattttatatcagTAATTAAGGGGGCATGGTGTCGGCCAAACTGCCAAGTGCCAAAGTTAGTTGGCGTGGAAAGCAGACATACAATCTTGAATCATATGATTTGATGTGATTTAAATGTTAAACAGGAATTGGTCCATTCCTCAATGTTCTTCTCTATCTCAAATACACAAACCGGAGATTGTCAAACCCAACGCACCATAAACACTTTTACCTAATCTTGTAACATCATCGCGACGTATATGTTCATttctttatatattaaatttgatattctTCTTCTTACTTTATTTCATTCTTTAAATATTCTCTGTTGTTATcttattctttaaataaatattcttcttcttcttttctttttctataaaaaaatatattcttcttACTAGCTAATCCAAAAATGGATGATTTCCATTATTTTGAGATATAAATACAAATAGAAcggaatttcaatttcattttctttcatgCGAATTTGAAATTAGGTTTCTTTAACGGTGAAAACTCAAGTGAAGTCGACATTGATACCAAAGAGTCGttggatgaaaatttagttaaatcaatcaatcattcaacaaattTTCAGtatcaacttcatgtgaagtcgacttcatATGAATTTTTACCTTCTATAATTTGTTGGTTAAATTTAGGAATGCTGAATGAATTGGTTTCCACACGTCAAATTCTGGTTCATTCTTTCCTTGGTGATGACAACTTGACAAGGCACCAAACTAGAGTACACTACTATAGCAAACGATGTATGCAATTTGAAAAGTGCACCAACACAAGAGTCTTTATATAATAACACATACATCACATTACATCGTATTGGATTGGACCTAAACTATGCAATTTTCAGCCAATAATTATGTGGAATAGTGATGGATTTTTCTAAACAtcttaattatattattgaaGAAAGTATAGGTAACCAATACTAATACTGAACGGATTGAGGCGAATTTTTGTCTTATTCGATATCGTTCGGTTCTAAAATAATGCGCATACAATCTAAAAAAGAGGTTTATGAGGATTATTTAAAAGGATATAtcatataataagaatataagATAAACAAAAAGCGTTAATCTGCACATAGCTAGCCCTTAATTACTTAGCTTGATTACAGAGAGCCACTTGAGTTTTTTAATTGGTCAACTTCCAAATGTGACAAACACATAGATGGTGGTGGTTGGGCAATGGTGGGTGAGTCACTTTGGTCATGCTTTTCAAGTCTCGAAGTCTCTTC from Arachis duranensis cultivar V14167 chromosome 4, aradu.V14167.gnm2.J7QH, whole genome shotgun sequence encodes:
- the LOC107482508 gene encoding uncharacterized protein LOC107482508 produces the protein MCERRDEVVRVWFSRKQSMDIWRKMIILPVRRVWRALYARLNSTKNGAGLLKLEDDVQTCEYEDIQVMWEMLRRTESDVSIHKRKQQQQPFWRVLKPY